From a region of the Synechococcus sp. PCC 7502 genome:
- a CDS encoding aspartate carbamoyltransferase catalytic subunit, giving the protein MSTRTWRHVISLEDFTVSDYELVIQTACSFREVLSRRNKKVPTLQGKVVANLFFEPSTRTRNSFELAAKRLSADTLNFAPGSSSLSKGETILDTARTFLAMGTDIMVIRHQASGVPLAIAQDMDKLSGNVGVLNAGDGKHEHPSQALLDLFTLTSYLNLGYPSVHDLKGKKILIVGDILHSRVARSNLYCLVTLGADVHLVAPPTLLPADFSSYGVTIHHTLAPALEDADFIMTLRLQTERMGQFLVPSLREYHTQFGINRDRLVKCSPKVQVLHPGPVNRGVEISSDLMDDPRLSLIDKQVTNGVATRMSLLYLMGASSGERII; this is encoded by the coding sequence ATGAGTACAAGAACTTGGCGACATGTAATTTCCTTAGAGGATTTTACGGTATCTGATTATGAATTGGTAATCCAAACAGCTTGCTCCTTTAGGGAAGTTTTATCTCGGCGCAACAAAAAAGTTCCAACTCTCCAAGGTAAGGTCGTTGCTAATTTATTTTTTGAGCCATCTACCCGCACTCGCAACAGCTTTGAGTTAGCAGCAAAACGACTTTCAGCAGACACGTTAAATTTTGCCCCGGGTAGTTCTTCTTTATCTAAAGGTGAAACGATCTTAGATACTGCCCGCACATTTCTGGCAATGGGTACCGATATTATGGTGATTCGGCATCAAGCTTCAGGAGTACCACTAGCGATCGCTCAGGATATGGATAAACTAAGTGGTAATGTGGGAGTCTTAAATGCAGGTGATGGCAAACATGAGCATCCCAGTCAGGCTTTACTCGATTTATTTACATTAACTAGTTACTTAAACCTGGGATATCCATCCGTCCATGATCTAAAAGGCAAAAAAATTCTGATTGTTGGCGATATACTCCATTCCCGCGTTGCCCGTTCTAATCTTTATTGCTTGGTTACCTTGGGGGCTGATGTGCATTTAGTCGCTCCCCCAACTTTACTACCTGCAGATTTTAGTAGCTATGGGGTAACTATTCATCACACCCTAGCACCCGCTTTAGAAGATGCGGATTTCATTATGACTTTACGCCTGCAAACTGAGCGCATGGGGCAGTTTCTAGTACCTAGCCTACGGGAATATCATACTCAATTTGGCATTAACCGCGATCGCCTAGTTAAATGCTCCCCTAAAGTACAAGTTCTTCACCCTGGACCAGTGAACCGAGGCGTAGAAATTAGTTCAGATTTGATGGATGATCCCCGCCTGAGCCTAATTGATAAACAGGTAACCAATGGCGTTGCTACCCGCATGAGCCTACTTTATCTAATGGGCGCATCCAGTGGTGAACGAATTATTTAG
- a CDS encoding pentapeptide repeat-containing protein, whose amino-acid sequence MANEEHLALIHKGVATWNLWRQSHPHIQDLDLSDCDFTGANLSEVDFAGTDLQKANFSGADLSRAKLRRATFGETNFSNTNLSEADLRRVNLSGADLRGANLSTADLIGADLRRATLEGAILAEADLSRTNLVGTNMTDANLSMANFTGSDLSGAIMIRADLRRANISRANLNEADISRADLSGVDFSGSNLSQANFEEANFLGTNFSRTNLIEANFSNTNFREVDLSGSDLIGADLSNANFAEADLRRANLVGANFNNANLKEADLSGAYLIGATLVNANIVRADFRRANLIGADLTGADLTGADLVGANLSGANLSDCNLTSVSLTSADLSMANFANCDLTNANLSRVQALSTNFSGAMLTGANLEDWSVNSKTKLDDVECDYIYLRANQEQRLPSIGIFAPGEFTQQFMMLTDRP is encoded by the coding sequence ATGGCAAATGAAGAACATCTTGCCCTCATTCACAAGGGTGTAGCAACTTGGAATCTGTGGCGACAATCCCATCCCCATATTCAAGACCTAGACCTTTCCGATTGTGATTTTACAGGAGCTAATCTGAGTGAAGTTGACTTTGCAGGTACAGACTTACAAAAAGCAAATTTTTCAGGGGCAGACCTCAGCAGAGCTAAACTACGGCGGGCAACCTTTGGTGAGACCAATTTCAGTAATACTAACCTCAGTGAAGCCGATTTACGCCGAGTTAACCTGTCAGGGGCAGATTTACGGGGAGCAAATCTTAGTACCGCCGACTTAATTGGCGCCGATTTACGACGAGCAACTTTGGAAGGAGCAATTTTAGCTGAAGCAGATTTAAGCCGCACTAACTTAGTTGGAACAAATATGACCGATGCCAATCTGAGTATGGCAAATTTTACGGGTTCAGATTTATCGGGTGCTATTATGATCCGTGCCGATTTAAGAAGGGCAAATATTAGCCGTGCCAACCTCAATGAAGCCGATATTAGTAGAGCAGACCTATCTGGTGTGGATTTTAGCGGTTCTAATCTCAGCCAAGCTAATTTTGAGGAGGCGAATTTCCTTGGCACTAATTTTAGTCGGACTAATCTGATCGAGGCAAATTTTAGTAACACTAATTTTAGGGAAGTTGACCTAAGTGGGTCTGATCTAATTGGGGCTGATTTAAGCAATGCTAACTTTGCTGAGGCTGATCTACGCCGTGCTAACTTGGTGGGTGCCAATTTTAATAATGCTAATCTTAAGGAAGCTGACCTCAGTGGTGCCTATTTAATTGGAGCAACTCTTGTTAATGCCAATATTGTCAGAGCAGATTTTAGGCGTGCCAATTTAATTGGGGCAGATTTAACGGGAGCAGATTTAACGGGAGCAGATCTAGTGGGAGCAAACCTCAGCGGAGCAAACCTCAGTGACTGCAATTTAACCTCCGTGAGTTTAACTAGTGCCGATTTAAGTATGGCAAACTTTGCGAACTGTGACCTTACCAATGCTAATTTATCCCGAGTTCAGGCTTTATCAACTAATTTTAGTGGGGCAATGTTGACAGGGGCAAATTTAGAAGACTGGAGCGTTAATTCTAAGACTAAGTTGGATGATGTGGAATGTGATTACATATACTTGCGTGCCAACCAAGAGCAACGACTTCCAAGTATTGGCATATTTGCCCCCGGTGAATTTACCCAACAGTTTATGATGCTTACTGATCGCCCATAA
- a CDS encoding carbohydrate kinase, whose translation MAKVLCLGEILVDQIASPSSEKISKYYGGAPANVACGLAKLGTTSAFIGCIGTDQIGIELLEVLNNNGVDTSGVQIHPSAPTRQVYVQLDQNGDRHFKGFAAQTDNRLDDQKTVFADALLNAADLPVRLFEDAEFLVLGTLGLASAVTAKAVHRALDLAEDNFIKVIVDVNWRPIFWSNPDQAPKLINDLILRADFVKFSAEEAEWLYQTSNPRAIAQEFDHLEGVIVTNGDQSCRYYLGEYTGQVSAFKVEVVDATGAGDSFLAGFLHQICQINLDLLADPPISSEIIRYASAVGAITTMGMGAIAAQPNGLQVQNFLKERI comes from the coding sequence ATGGCTAAAGTTTTATGTTTAGGAGAAATCCTAGTAGATCAAATTGCATCTCCAAGTAGCGAAAAGATCAGTAAGTATTATGGTGGTGCACCTGCAAATGTTGCCTGTGGTTTGGCTAAATTGGGTACAACTTCGGCTTTTATTGGTTGTATTGGGACAGATCAAATCGGAATCGAGTTATTAGAAGTTCTAAATAATAATGGGGTCGATACATCAGGAGTGCAAATTCACCCCTCCGCTCCTACAAGGCAAGTTTATGTGCAGCTTGATCAAAATGGCGATCGCCACTTTAAAGGCTTTGCGGCTCAAACGGATAATCGCTTGGATGATCAAAAAACAGTATTTGCCGATGCTTTGCTGAATGCTGCCGATTTACCTGTTAGATTATTTGAAGATGCTGAATTTTTGGTGTTAGGGACATTAGGACTTGCTTCCGCAGTGACGGCAAAGGCAGTACATCGGGCATTAGATTTAGCTGAGGATAACTTTATAAAAGTAATCGTTGATGTTAACTGGCGACCAATATTCTGGTCAAATCCCGATCAAGCCCCTAAACTAATTAATGACTTAATTTTACGGGCTGACTTTGTCAAATTTTCCGCAGAGGAGGCAGAGTGGCTGTATCAAACTTCTAATCCAAGAGCGATCGCCCAAGAATTCGATCATCTTGAAGGTGTAATTGTGACCAATGGAGATCAGTCATGTCGCTATTATCTGGGAGAATATACTGGGCAGGTTTCTGCTTTTAAGGTGGAGGTTGTAGATGCAACTGGAGCAGGTGATAGCTTTTTGGCGGGTTTTTTACATCAAATTTGCCAAATTAACTTAGATCTGCTTGCCGATCCACCAATTAGTAGTGAAATTATCCGATACGCATCTGCGGTTGGTGCCATTACGACTATGGGTATGGGGGCGATCGCTGCTCAACCCAATGGTTTACAAGTACAAAATTTTTTAAAGGAAAGGATATAA
- a CDS encoding ribose-phosphate pyrophosphokinase, with the protein MQSTKAKYQSRFIPVAGTDDRLRLFAGSANIPLAQEVARYLGMGLGPMVRKTFADGEIYVQVQESIRGCDVYLIQPTCRSVNDNLTELLIMIDACRRASARQITAVMPYYGYARADRKTAGRESITAKLVANLIVKSGADRIIAMDLHSAQIQGYFDIPCDHVYGSPVLFDYLLSKNLPDIVVVSPDVGGVARARAFAKKLNDAPIAIIDKRRQTHNVAEVMNVVGDVAGKTAVLVDDMIDTAGTIHEGAKILRKEGARQVYACATHAVFSPPAIERLSGGLFEEVIVTNTIPSDAQFPQLKVLSVANLIGETIWRVHEDTSVSSMFR; encoded by the coding sequence ATTCAATCAACTAAGGCTAAGTATCAATCAAGATTTATCCCTGTTGCAGGAACAGATGATCGGCTCAGGCTATTTGCTGGTTCTGCAAATATTCCATTAGCTCAAGAAGTAGCTCGGTACTTAGGAATGGGACTTGGTCCAATGGTGCGTAAAACCTTTGCCGATGGAGAAATCTATGTCCAGGTACAAGAATCTATCCGTGGTTGTGATGTTTACTTAATTCAGCCTACTTGCCGCTCAGTTAATGATAATTTAACCGAGTTGTTAATTATGATTGATGCCTGTCGTCGTGCCTCTGCCCGTCAGATCACTGCAGTCATGCCCTACTATGGCTATGCCCGTGCCGATCGCAAAACCGCAGGTAGAGAATCTATTACTGCCAAATTGGTGGCAAACTTAATTGTCAAGTCTGGGGCGGATCGGATTATTGCCATGGATTTGCACTCAGCCCAAATTCAAGGATATTTTGATATTCCCTGCGATCATGTTTATGGTTCACCGGTTTTATTTGATTACCTTTTGAGTAAGAATTTACCTGATATTGTTGTGGTTTCTCCAGACGTAGGTGGGGTGGCTAGAGCTAGGGCATTTGCTAAAAAGCTAAATGATGCTCCGATCGCAATTATTGATAAACGTCGTCAAACCCATAATGTGGCTGAGGTCATGAATGTTGTCGGTGATGTGGCGGGGAAAACAGCAGTATTAGTCGATGATATGATTGATACGGCGGGGACTATTCATGAGGGTGCTAAAATTCTCAGAAAAGAAGGTGCGCGCCAAGTTTATGCCTGTGCTACCCATGCGGTATTTTCGCCCCCAGCGATCGAGCGGCTATCGGGAGGTTTATTTGAAGAAGTAATTGTCACGAATACGATTCCTTCGGATGCTCAATTCCCACAGCTTAAAGTTTTATCCGTAGCTAACTTAATTGGCGAAACAATTTGGCGGGTACATGAAGATACTTCCGTAAGTAGTATGTTTCGTTAA
- the lptB gene encoding LPS export ABC transporter ATP-binding protein has product MKIALDNVSKVYGQRQVLHQVSFNVDQGEIVGLLGPNGAGKTTSFYITTGLVQPDQGRVFLGDRNITDLPIHQRARLGMAYLAQEPTIFQNLSVRDNLLLVMEQAHIPLRQRQAEINLLLEEFRLTSVANSKGIQLSGGERRRAEIARALAIHPKFLLLDEPFAGIDPIIVAEIQEIISKLSDRNIGILITDHNVRETLAITDRSYILRDGEILAAGTSKQLASNPEVRKYYLGENFQF; this is encoded by the coding sequence ATGAAGATCGCCCTTGACAATGTTAGTAAGGTTTATGGTCAACGCCAAGTCTTACATCAAGTTAGTTTTAATGTTGATCAAGGGGAAATCGTAGGTTTATTAGGTCCCAATGGAGCGGGGAAAACCACCAGCTTTTATATCACGACTGGTTTGGTTCAACCAGATCAGGGAAGAGTATTTTTGGGCGATCGCAATATTACCGACCTCCCGATTCATCAACGGGCAAGACTGGGCATGGCATATTTGGCACAGGAACCAACTATTTTTCAGAACTTATCCGTGCGTGATAATTTGTTATTAGTGATGGAACAAGCTCATATTCCCCTGCGCCAAAGACAAGCTGAAATTAATTTACTATTAGAGGAATTTAGACTGACATCTGTAGCCAATAGTAAAGGCATTCAACTTTCAGGCGGAGAAAGACGTAGAGCCGAGATTGCCAGAGCCTTAGCGATTCATCCTAAGTTTTTACTACTAGATGAGCCATTCGCTGGCATTGATCCAATTATTGTGGCGGAAATTCAAGAAATTATCTCCAAACTGAGCGATCGCAATATTGGCATACTAATTACAGATCACAATGTTCGGGAAACCCTAGCAATTACTGATCGGTCATATATCCTTAGAGATGGAGAAATTTTAGCTGCAGGTACCAGCAAACAACTTGCCAGTAATCCTGAAGTTCGCAAATACTACTTAGGTGAAAACTTTCAGTTTTAA
- a CDS encoding DUF3095 domain-containing protein has translation MTSDLQESFYSDLPYIHEFIDITELANFASMPSSWFIIITDIVNSTILIETGHYKNVNLVGACTIVAMLNIADPIDIPFVFGGDGASILIPANLLVSAQNALINIQNLVKDSFAIDLRVGIIPVAKVMREHEIRVAKLQVSPNYSQAIFKGGGLTYATRLVKDSDTYQLKHHSSDGVTNFAGLECRWQDINGRHGEILSLIVQATTANQSQSDQVYKRVITKISKIYGAEHKLNPVSPERLNLSFSPKQLSSETKAKSKKTSWLGRQSYLLKITLENLLAWIVIKLKLKTTDIDWGDYKNIVTDATDYRKFDDLLRMVISSTTAQRKQLLNYLETEYVNGRLVYGFHVSDRALMTCLVFERNGRQVHFIDGADGGYAYAAKVMKAKFKV, from the coding sequence ATGACATCAGACTTACAGGAAAGCTTTTACAGTGACTTACCCTATATCCATGAGTTTATCGACATTACAGAGTTGGCTAATTTTGCGTCAATGCCGTCTAGTTGGTTCATTATTATTACTGATATTGTCAACTCCACTATCCTGATAGAAACGGGACATTATAAAAATGTGAACTTAGTGGGTGCCTGTACAATTGTGGCAATGTTAAATATTGCTGATCCTATTGACATCCCCTTTGTATTTGGTGGCGATGGAGCCTCGATCTTAATTCCTGCAAACCTATTGGTATCGGCGCAGAATGCCTTGATTAACATCCAAAATCTAGTCAAAGACAGTTTTGCCATTGATCTAAGGGTAGGAATTATTCCCGTTGCCAAAGTTATGCGTGAACATGAAATTAGGGTTGCAAAGTTGCAAGTTTCACCCAACTATAGTCAAGCCATTTTCAAAGGTGGGGGATTAACCTATGCTACACGCTTAGTCAAGGATTCAGATACCTATCAACTCAAACATCACAGCAGTGATGGAGTGACAAATTTTGCAGGCTTAGAATGTCGTTGGCAGGATATTAATGGTAGGCATGGTGAGATTTTGAGTTTAATTGTGCAAGCTACTACCGCAAATCAATCCCAATCGGATCAGGTATATAAACGGGTAATTACAAAAATTAGTAAAATTTATGGAGCAGAGCATAAACTTAACCCTGTGAGTCCTGAGCGATTAAATCTGAGTTTTAGTCCAAAGCAACTATCCTCGGAAACCAAAGCCAAATCAAAAAAAACTAGTTGGCTAGGTCGGCAGTCTTATCTATTAAAAATTACCCTTGAGAACTTATTGGCATGGATTGTGATCAAACTTAAGCTCAAAACTACGGATATTGATTGGGGTGATTATAAAAATATAGTTACAGATGCCACTGATTACCGCAAGTTTGATGATTTATTAAGGATGGTGATTTCTAGTACTACAGCGCAAAGGAAACAACTGCTAAATTATTTGGAGACAGAATATGTGAATGGTAGATTAGTGTATGGGTTTCATGTTTCTGATCGGGCGTTGATGACTTGTTTAGTATTTGAGCGCAATGGTCGGCAGGTACATTTTATCGATGGAGCTGATGGGGGCTATGCTTATGCTGCTAAGGTAATGAAGGCAAAGTTTAAGGTATAA
- a CDS encoding LptF/LptG family permease yields MASVTKSTRTKIKSSSHRHWVPYISIMDRYLSNEMVAPFLFGVGAFSSIALVIGSLFELVRLITDAGLGIVTALQIFALQLPQFMMYSFPMSVLLGTLISYSRLSTDGETTALRSSGVSPYRLVVPALVLSLFISGMTFLFSEVVVPSANWQAKTILKSALKQDNPQFKSKDIFYQQYGEVIQPNGGKEQSLIRSFYARRFDGTKMLGLTILDFSQGTLQQVLSAESAVWLPDRNVWDLENGTTYLIGTDGSYRSILRFDRQQLRLPRAPLDLANEQRNSAEMNISELANHIELVRASGNYKEVKKLEVSLQQKYALPFICVVFAMVGSPLGMRPQRTSAARGFGLSILIIFGYYLLLFICGALGQVEILSAIAAAWLPNLIGLGAGLFLLSRVQ; encoded by the coding sequence ATGGCAAGCGTAACTAAATCAACTCGTACCAAAATTAAGTCATCAAGCCATAGGCACTGGGTTCCCTATATTTCGATCATGGATCGCTACTTAAGTAATGAAATGGTAGCTCCATTTTTATTTGGAGTTGGGGCTTTTTCCTCGATCGCCCTTGTGATTGGTTCACTATTTGAGTTAGTACGGTTAATTACCGATGCAGGTTTAGGTATTGTGACGGCACTTCAGATTTTTGCCTTGCAGCTACCCCAATTCATGATGTATTCCTTTCCGATGTCCGTGTTACTGGGCACTCTTATTTCCTATAGTCGGCTTTCTACGGATGGCGAAACTACAGCTTTAAGAAGTTCGGGTGTAAGCCCCTATCGTTTAGTGGTTCCAGCCCTTGTCCTCAGTTTGTTTATTTCGGGGATGACTTTTTTATTTAGTGAAGTGGTGGTGCCATCTGCCAATTGGCAAGCTAAAACTATTTTAAAGTCTGCCTTAAAACAAGATAATCCCCAGTTTAAGAGCAAGGATATTTTTTACCAGCAGTATGGGGAAGTTATCCAACCTAATGGAGGTAAAGAGCAAAGTTTAATTCGCAGTTTTTATGCCCGTCGCTTTGATGGCACTAAGATGTTAGGGTTGACGATCCTAGACTTTTCCCAAGGTACTTTACAGCAGGTCTTATCAGCAGAATCCGCCGTTTGGCTACCCGATCGCAATGTCTGGGATTTAGAAAATGGTACGACCTATTTAATTGGTACCGATGGTTCCTATCGCAGCATTTTGAGATTTGATCGCCAACAACTAAGATTACCCCGTGCGCCCTTGGATTTGGCAAATGAGCAGCGTAATTCCGCTGAAATGAATATTAGTGAATTGGCAAACCATATTGAGCTAGTCAGAGCATCAGGTAATTACAAGGAGGTAAAAAAACTAGAGGTAAGCCTCCAGCAAAAGTATGCCTTACCCTTTATTTGTGTGGTTTTTGCTATGGTTGGTTCCCCTTTGGGTATGCGTCCGCAACGAACCAGTGCTGCGAGGGGATTTGGGTTAAGTATTTTGATTATCTTTGGCTACTATTTGTTGCTATTTATCTGTGGAGCCTTGGGGCAGGTGGAAATTTTAAGTGCGATCGCAGCAGCTTGGTTGCCTAATTTAATTGGTTTAGGGGCAGGACTATTTTTACTTAGTCGGGTTCAGTAA
- the hemC gene encoding hydroxymethylbilane synthase: MSKLNITIGSRKSQLALVQSHWVQAELQQAYSDRTFTVQTMNTQGDKILDVALSKIGDKGLFTKELEDAMLSGEVDFAVHSLKDLPTNLPDGLMLGAVTKRENPADALVINAKYKDHKLDSLPAGAVIGTSSLRRLAQLRHYYPHLSFKDIRGNLNTRLAKLDAGEYDGIILAVAGLERLGMGDRVDEIISPDISLHAVGQGALGIECRTNDEEILNLFAPIADVETTQRCLAERAFLRELEGGCQVPIGVNTAIEAETLTLKGIIATLDGKTLIRGEVTGGVKDAEAIGIELANQLKGKGAQAILDVIIAENRS, from the coding sequence ATGTCCAAGCTCAACATCACCATCGGTTCCCGCAAAAGTCAACTAGCATTAGTCCAAAGTCATTGGGTACAGGCAGAACTCCAACAAGCATATAGCGATCGCACCTTTACAGTTCAAACCATGAACACCCAGGGCGATAAAATTCTGGATGTGGCACTATCTAAAATTGGGGATAAAGGGCTATTTACCAAAGAACTAGAAGATGCCATGCTCTCGGGAGAAGTGGATTTTGCTGTCCATAGTCTTAAGGATTTACCGACAAATTTACCCGATGGGTTAATGTTAGGTGCAGTAACAAAGCGAGAAAACCCTGCGGATGCCCTCGTCATTAATGCTAAATACAAAGACCACAAGTTAGACTCTCTGCCTGCGGGTGCTGTCATTGGCACTTCATCGTTACGGAGGTTGGCACAGTTACGGCATTACTATCCCCATCTAAGTTTTAAGGATATTCGTGGTAACTTAAATACCCGTTTAGCAAAGCTTGATGCAGGGGAATACGATGGCATTATTTTGGCAGTGGCGGGATTAGAACGATTGGGTATGGGCGATCGCGTTGATGAAATTATTAGCCCAGATATTTCCCTTCATGCCGTAGGACAGGGAGCTTTAGGGATTGAATGTCGCACTAATGATGAGGAAATTTTAAATCTGTTTGCCCCGATCGCCGATGTGGAAACCACCCAAAGATGTTTAGCAGAACGGGCATTTTTACGCGAATTAGAAGGCGGCTGTCAAGTTCCGATTGGTGTAAATACTGCTATTGAGGCGGAAACCCTCACCTTAAAAGGTATTATCGCTACTTTAGATGGAAAAACCCTAATTAGAGGGGAAGTGACGGGGGGAGTTAAAGATGCAGAAGCGATCGGCATTGAACTAGCTAATCAACTTAAGGGTAAAGGCGCACAAGCAATTTTAGATGTAATTATTGCCGAGAATAGAAGCTAA
- a CDS encoding FGGY-family carbohydrate kinase, whose protein sequence is MYLGIDFGTSGVRAIAINNDQSIVAETRTSYEINNIQSWELALKAVISQIPIEVRQKLQAIAIDGTSSTVLICNSLGQAIYPTLLYNDTRGSEVLAELRAIAPVGNITISSTSSLVKLLWLVKNLDFNLNFKEQNYYFLHQADWLSYLLHGQLGISDYHNALKLGYDPQNLQYPDWLQGLEISLKTSLQISKLLPEVLIPGQAITKIQPATATKWEINPQCLICAGTTDSTASFIASGAKSVGEAVTSLGSTLVLKILSPKPITNSDYGIYSHRFGNLWLVGGASNSGGAVLKQFFTDAELASLSLDIVSNSDLLNDLQNNPKTNLNYYPLPQMGERFPINDPQMLPRITPRPASNHEFLYGLLDGIAKIEGDGYQLLQELGASAPTKILTTGGGANNSLWTVIRQKYLDTEIIKPQHNQAAYGSAILALRGVR, encoded by the coding sequence ATGTATTTAGGGATAGATTTTGGTACTTCGGGGGTAAGGGCGATCGCCATTAATAATGACCAAAGTATAGTCGCTGAAACTAGAACCAGTTATGAAATTAATAATATTCAAAGTTGGGAGTTAGCACTAAAAGCTGTAATTAGTCAAATCCCTATAGAAGTTAGACAAAAGCTGCAAGCGATCGCTATTGATGGTACTTCTTCTACGGTGCTAATTTGTAATTCCTTGGGACAAGCAATTTATCCAACTTTACTTTACAATGACACACGAGGTAGTGAGGTCTTAGCAGAATTAAGAGCGATCGCTCCAGTGGGGAATATTACGATTAGTTCCACATCGAGTCTAGTAAAGCTGTTATGGCTAGTTAAAAATTTAGACTTTAATCTAAACTTTAAAGAGCAAAATTATTATTTTCTTCATCAGGCAGATTGGCTATCTTATCTACTGCACGGACAACTGGGAATTAGTGACTACCACAATGCTCTAAAGCTGGGCTATGATCCCCAAAATTTACAATATCCCGATTGGCTCCAAGGTTTAGAAATTAGTCTGAAAACTAGTCTGCAAATTAGCAAGTTATTACCAGAAGTTTTAATCCCCGGTCAAGCGATCACCAAAATTCAACCAGCAACTGCTACTAAGTGGGAAATTAATCCCCAATGTTTAATCTGTGCGGGTACAACCGATAGTACTGCCTCATTTATTGCCAGTGGTGCCAAATCTGTGGGTGAAGCTGTAACTTCGTTAGGTTCCACTTTAGTATTAAAAATCCTTAGTCCCAAGCCGATCACAAATTCTGATTATGGTATCTATAGTCATCGCTTCGGGAATTTATGGTTAGTTGGCGGGGCATCAAATTCTGGCGGGGCAGTTCTAAAGCAGTTTTTTACTGATGCCGAATTAGCAAGTCTCAGCCTAGATATTGTCAGCAATAGCGATTTACTCAATGATTTACAAAATAATCCTAAAACTAATCTGAATTACTATCCATTGCCTCAAATGGGCGAAAGGTTTCCCATTAATGATCCCCAAATGCTGCCAAGGATCACACCCCGCCCTGCCAGTAATCATGAATTTCTCTATGGTTTACTCGATGGGATTGCCAAGATTGAAGGAGATGGCTATCAACTTTTGCAAGAACTTGGTGCATCTGCTCCGACAAAAATATTGACCACGGGTGGAGGTGCCAATAATTCGCTATGGACGGTAATTCGCCAAAAGTATCTGGATACCGAAATAATTAAACCTCAGCATAATCAAGCAGCCTATGGTAGTGCGATCTTAGCCTTAAGGGGTGTAAGGTAA
- a CDS encoding DUF4259 domain-containing protein — MGVWGVDSFENDDSADWITEFIAQPSITAVIDTLTLAAEAGNDDYLELAEDAAVIAAAEIVAALNHQPSADLPDEIAEWVASQNEIDTDLIDLALQAIARVKSNSELQDLWQNSTSLDEWLTAVSNLEERLKS; from the coding sequence ATGGGCGTTTGGGGCGTAGATAGTTTTGAAAATGATGATTCCGCCGATTGGATCACCGAGTTTATCGCACAGCCCAGTATTACTGCGGTGATTGATACCTTGACCTTAGCGGCAGAAGCGGGCAATGATGACTATTTAGAGTTGGCTGAGGATGCGGCTGTAATTGCGGCGGCAGAAATTGTGGCGGCTCTTAACCACCAACCCAGTGCCGATTTACCCGATGAAATTGCTGAGTGGGTTGCTAGTCAAAATGAGATCGATACGGATTTAATTGATTTAGCTCTACAGGCGATCGCCAGAGTTAAGAGTAATTCTGAACTCCAAGACCTATGGCAAAACAGTACTAGCTTAGATGAGTGGCTGACAGCCGTAAGTAACCTAGAGGAACGTTTAAAATCCTAG